GAGATATCCTGGGCATTTTTGAGGATTTTGCCCTCAAATCAACCAAATGTATGGCTTTCGCTTCTCCACGAGATACAACCCATTGAGCCAGTTCTCAATACGACTCTAGAAAACTTACAAGTTCCAAACAACCGTAAATTTACCAAAAAACAACTGCCGTTCGGGCAATTTGGCTACGTGAAAACCCACCCAGATTGCGATCGCCCCTTCTCCAGTCGTGCCCGTGCATTGAGGCAGCGTGCGGCTTTTGCCCCCAGCCCAGCCATGACCTCCCCCTCAGCGATCGCTGCGTAAGTTGCTCCAAACAGATAGAAATTTCTTATAACCACAATCCCACCATTATTCCCTTGGCAGCCAGCCCAACTGCCGCCTAGCCTCGAACAAACCGATGGCGACGCTAACCGATAAATTCAAACTACGCACCTGGGGATGGTCGATGGGAATGTAGGCAGTGACATCGCAGGTTGCCAGCACCTCCGAGGACAAGCCCACCGTTTCGCTGCCAAACAACAGCCAATCGGTGGGTTGGTAGGTCAGTTCGTGGTAAGCCATGCTGCCGCGGGTACTAAACCCAATCCAACGTCCGGATTGCTTTTGGTGGTAGGCTGCAAACGCTGCCATCGTTGGGTGGTAGTGCCACTGCAAATAAGGCCAGTAATCCAACCCAGCCCGTTTGAGAGCGCGATCGCTAATCTCGAATCCCAATGGTCCCACCAAATGCAACACCGTTTTGCTCGCCGCACAAGTACGACCGACACTCCCCGTATTGGGAGGAATTTGTGGTTCCACCAAAACGACTTGAGGCATAGTCTCCCAAAAGCAACCTACATCCCGATGCGATCGGAATTTGCACGATCGACCATCGCCATCCTACCGCACCCACTGCCAGGGAACATCCATGATTTTTACTTATCGGCCAAAAAAATCAGAATATCGAGAAAATATTCTGATTTTTATCCAGCAACCATCTTTAAGCAGCCATCATTTGGCACAGGGCATCTTCTAAGTCTCGTTCTTGCTGGTCCATTTCCTGAATTTTTTGCTGTACGACCTGCTGCAGCGACATGCCGGATTCGTACAGGCGCAG
This portion of the Geitlerinema sp. PCC 9228 genome encodes:
- a CDS encoding tRNA (cytidine(34)-2'-O)-methyltransferase produces the protein MPQVVLVEPQIPPNTGSVGRTCAASKTVLHLVGPLGFEISDRALKRAGLDYWPYLQWHYHPTMAAFAAYHQKQSGRWIGFSTRGSMAYHELTYQPTDWLLFGSETVGLSSEVLATCDVTAYIPIDHPQVRSLNLSVSVAIGLFEARRQLGWLPRE